The genomic segment TAAATATACAGAAGTGGAGGTCTGTCAACCTCTGATGTAAATATATCCGTTAATATTCATCTTTAGACTGGAATGGCCCTCCACCTTGTTCAGAGTTCCCCGTCTGGAAACACCACTGCTTTCTCCAGAGTTTAGAGGGAGGAGACGGGACAAGGCAGGAGGGAGGTGTGGGTGTGTTTCCAGGTTTACATGGCAAACAGGATGAGGAACGCCACCATCAGACAGAAGAGACCCATGGCCTCAGACAGAGCGAAGCCCAGGATGGCGTAGGAgaagagctgctgcttcagggAGGGGTTCCTGTGGAGGAGGTCGGAAAACAACCTTACTTCATCTTCACACAGCTGTTAAAAACGAACTGAATGTCAGGGTTTCATTTAGgagaaaaatagtaaaaaaaaaaaaaaagtcacatttccacATGCGATACCCGCCACCCACCCTTTGGCTACACCCACGGAAAACTTACTGAATCCTGCAACAATTCCAGACAAGGCGACAACACTTCAGCTGTAACAAAACTAATTTAGTTTGGTTTTTTATTCCCAGTCAGGTTTATAATTCACGAccctttttgtcattttaatgatctaaaacaaaaacaaacaccatgTTTCCCTTTCAGTCTACTTCAGTTCCAGTCAACACCCccaaaatgtaatatttcaattattttaactttttaaatataaaatacgTTCTTTtccttaaaacatgttttaggagatgagttttttttatttcctagtcagttttaaatgtactaaaaacttaacattttaatatatatatttttaaaataaaatctacccCCCCAACCTTTAATAtgataaataattcattttatgGCCATTTCCttacatatattaaaaaaaaaaaaactacacatgaATGAGAGACATGGTTGGACTTCTCGGTTGGCAGAGCAGCCGTCGCCCATGCGGGAGACCAGAGTTCTAACAtgaacaccttccagttgggtccttacgTAAGACCCGTAACCAGTGTAAGTCTAaggcgtctgctaaatgactaatgtaattacaaacatttaaaaaaatcaaatgttaaTGTGGTTTTCAGAAGCaacttttttgtcctctaatgaccTGAAAGGGTAGTAAATTTGtcttgtttaagaaaaaaaacaagacaatgcTGCCTTTGACATCCATGTACACACCGTCTCTTGGCCCATGAATTAGTGACGGTTTGTGTTCAATCTCACAAtctgaaacttaaaaaaaggtaGTTTTTCTTAGACAGACAGAACCCGGATTAACATCCAGCCTTTATACACCGATGATGTCGCAGTTCATGATTCAGAAGCAATACTTCTGGGAGTCCGTTAGGAACAAACTTTTTGGGTTCTGAACAACTTTTTCCGCGTGAACGTGGCGGGTGGTTTAAACATGAGGTTTGGGAACCTGCTCTGTACCGATGTGGAACTGTTCCATAGACCCGACGGCTCACCAACCAACCACCGTTCAGTCCCATGTGAGGCTCTCTGGTTCTGTTCCGTCACTACTTCCACGCCAAACTGGTCACACCACCAAACATCTCACAAGTTCACACATCTCTACAGGTGGTGATGGGTTTTGAGGGTTACCTGGCATAGCCAATGATGAGGCTGCCGAACACGGTTCCGATTCCAGCTCCTGACCCAGCAACACCGACCGTGGCAGCACCAGCTCCAATAAATTTGGCGGCAGTGTCGATGTCCCGGGAGACGGCGCTGGTCTGGAAGCAGCGGGTCAGAACAGGAGACTGGCTGGCCGGCAGCAGGGCCTGAGGACAGAGGAGGAGTCGGACAGAAGGACATTTCTAAAACTGTCTCATTTATGATCACAGGGTTAGTCTAAACACTAAAAACCGGGGCCCTGAACATCTCACATAGCTAGATGTTCATTATGACGAGACGGGCAGCCAGACACCGGACATCAGGGCTGCACAACAGATATTCATTTTCTACCTTCATGGTGATGTTTGCCTCTACTGGCCGTGTTTCTGCATATTTtaaggaagaaatgtgttgtTCCAAACACTGCTGTACCATCATCTTCCATGTTCTGTGTGCACCATCACCCATGGGAGGTGCAAAGCCCATCAGAGAATCTGAGGAGGGAGAGTAACTCACTCTCCCTGCAGTGTTGCACCAACAGTCATTTACTCCTTCCTCTCCAGTATATACCCCCAACCCCCTCTCTCACCAgctgagagagaaagaaaaagcaagtgTGTTGAATGAAacaatgcagacacacacagacatgttcACTCAGGTCCAATAATCTAAACCTGCTCTTTGAGGACTTGTGGTGCAGAGCTTTTGCCTCCACTGCCCCTAAACTCTGGACCGCTCTCTACCTCCGGCATTAAATCTGCCAACAGCGTGGACGATTTTAAGTCGAAGCTTTAGGACACATGTTTAAAGTGGCCATGGTTAGACCGGCTGTAGCGGACCAAATGTCTTTATAAGGCTGTCAACTGATTTATGTGGTTAACGGAGCTAAACTTTTAACACATGTGCAGCATCGCTCATTTATGTCATGAGACATGAGGTGTTTAAAGGCAAGATGGAACAAGATGAGCCGACCGactctggatttaaaaaaatccagaaacttTGCCCACAGTTTACAAACCGTTCTAGACGCCCGGTGTCCGCACAGCGAGGCAGCCCCTCCCAGccatcagctgatcggcttttctgtcgcTAGTACCGTCTCTCTTGGTGCGTTTACcgttcagctgaggaggagctAAAGTAAGCAACATGTTTCAGTGTCATGTCATCAtcacatgaagctgaagaataaaGATGCCAAGAAAAGGAGAGCacaaatgagtgttttttttttttttttaaattgattttccTATAATACAGAACTGATTCATACAAGAATATCTAAGCTCGGACATGTGAAATTGTGATTTCGATTTAAAAACGAGTAATCATTCAGCCCAAGTTGAAGGTAGCGAGAGGAGCAACGCAGAAGAACTTTAGGCCAAAAAAGACGTCAGCCATTAAAGACAACTATACAAGACATACTTATATAAATACTTGTAGTAAATACCAGAGAAAACAATCTTTGCTACCTACAGGACAAACACAAGACGCTGCATGAAAAGTTACTAAAATCTGGCATTAACTGGAACAACGCTGCTATTCATTTCTCTCAAGTGTTGCTATAAAACCTGTGTATGTTCTGactgtttacccacaatgccctgcgTTGTAGTCCTTTTCCTTTATGTGTTTCACTTGAAGCGAACAGAGCTG from the Melanotaenia boesemani isolate fMelBoe1 chromosome 2, fMelBoe1.pri, whole genome shotgun sequence genome contains:
- the LOC121630667 gene encoding ATP synthase F(0) complex subunit C3, mitochondrial-like, whose protein sequence is MYRDYKYEGDQPFKPLHRLGLSLCARAAKYGLSGSYNKSVPAMYACSKLVTSFTLRGGSRVLARPVSVSLLNRPEATVEQQALLPASQSPVLTRCFQTSAVSRDIDTAAKFIGAGAATVGVAGSGAGIGTVFGSLIIGYARNPSLKQQLFSYAILGFALSEAMGLFCLMVAFLILFAM